tcaatttcgttatctgttttgttagtctttatgccccaagtttcacaaaaaaaggtcaacaaagagagccaaacattttctaaactgctggcaagttggatcccaaataagcaaaaatcaTTCCTGCAGTTCCGGGAAGGAGAGACCacggtggacacagcaggagtacgccaaccctttggataatactgcccctgccttagcatttctatgtatccaagacatagcctgctgctgtttacatggtcatgatcacataatggagcatttgtctcatccagtgggtgttttggtcaacttaatagtccgatggatatgaatgcttgtgaaaacgattgttgcagcttttgacttcacaaattaaggactgcaacagcacgatacaagctttgtcttcataaaatgaatataataTATGGTggtaatctatcatttgtcgatatggccagaaaaaacaactttattaggaaaactttgCCTCATCGAGattgataaatgatacaattgaaaatgtagaaaccggtatgagtaaatacaaaatacttaattaggtcctgtgttaagctgcaatgacaacaagacatctacagcctcacagcagagtacacacattcattctgtctgttctgcattgatctgttgggctggttgttcctcaaagctgaataaaggaggttgttttcctcttggtagcCCTGGAGATATGTTATAAAGGGTAAGttagtgtgtgtaaataaggattatttatacatataaacttttttttttttaaaaaatcaaaattgtctccacctctgcatttgcTGTGGATGAAGCTTGGAATCTTGAttgagagtctgttttaaaacacaggaagagattttttttaaaagtaattttcccagtttacctttaGAATAATCTTCAAATATATTgcatcagttacccagagagtgatgactgtttttcctctttgtcataaaaactgaaatggataataaaacaaccacaataatggtaaatatccaggccgcactgaggaaatacaccaaaacaagatggtttccttcatctgtaacgagatgcatcagaaattgtgatatccgcgatgccgtttcagataatcatttaagtatttcaacaaatttgtcctctcactttatattaagctagttatgatgtcattactgtgtaattcagGGAGACAACAGACATCGCCagtcacaaattattttataaagtaaataatactgtagaagcagaacctatactgacataacaaggaatgagttaaagtgatactttgACCACAAATATTATGTTTCtctcctcatttctcctcattttagaTACTGAAAGCTCTGTGTAAACAGAGAATTGGGGGATATTTAGGCCATATCTGTTTGAACTGGTAAATTTTTCGATAAAACACTATATATAACCAACTGAACAGAGCTAATTAGGATAACCTTTTTATAGACAATTACTGGATGCTggcttaatatttttaaaactagataATATGTAAGTATTTCTacaatatacagaaaataatctgcacaaaattagagcactcacccccacacaccagcttggttccatttccaaacagaatgtgtccacatgctgcaacagcacaatagtaggtcccagtctgagaagtgttcacgttcttcatggagaagctgtagaaacaggtgttggttttcctctcacactgcttattcctgcctgtatggctgtacatgagtcccagttgagattgtccagagtttctgaaccagtaaacagtgtgatccccatcacaagtccacccagtatgtactgtacaattcagTGTCACAGAACCTCCTGCTTGGATAGAATGTGATGCTGGctgatctatggtcaaccctgaaccctctacaatgacattataaccttctgtaaagtcaaatactgataaatactgatttacacagtaataggtggctgagtctgataacttcaaatctgttattgtcagattagttccTTTGTTACCAGCATGTAGTTGGAAACGTGGATTGGAGTCATTAACACAGCTACAACGATTCCTTAATATCCAGTATGTACCGAGCAGAATCGGCttctctcccagagtttctttaaaccaagacCAAGAGATCTTGGTAGAAACATCAGttctgtgaagacacggcaaagtcaggttctgtccaggtttgaccaagttataattggtcttccaattcaaagatggagaaaattccattgtagctgtctgagctaaaaacaaaTATAATTAGAATGAACaccgtttaatgtttaaatctagaattttCCAAATGATGCCATagataaacaaaatacaaacaaaaaagaatcctcaccaaatttctccaaacatatcagccagaagatcaactttgcagatgtcatcttgctccaagttttgggctgagtgaagagaagactggtcctttttaaactgataaatgctgcacttgtatctgattgggcagccggagatgactcgagggtgtgagatacaggaaacacgatcacttgtaatgtcagatttgcttgataaaattgatgttggggaaattaaaggaagatttaaaggttaaaaaaacccacaagaaaaaCTTTGGATTACCTTAAGAATAGGATTTTGcttcatatataaatagaattcaatttgagttgagttataatgtgcatcatttctaaccaatcaacaacaaccagccaaccaaccaaccaccagcatcattctttttttatttttttcatgttgcagtaatgcatccAGTGAATGCTCACTAATTattatgacagacagcttttggaaaatgatgcagcaacgaggggtagcatgggctcaaacaagattgttcacgtaagagggagcagattcaggtattagtctgtcggtcagcatgaatgacatgatcttaatgtgggcaggtacagtagacctctatcagcagtgaggtggcatgggcctgctttcgttggactatctgaattagtggaaatat
This Takifugu flavidus isolate HTHZ2018 unplaced genomic scaffold, ASM371156v2 ctg273, whole genome shotgun sequence DNA region includes the following protein-coding sequences:
- the LOC130520061 gene encoding uncharacterized protein LOC130520061, coding for MTSAKLIFWLICLEKFAQTATMEFSPSLNWKTNYNLVKPGQNLTLPCLHRTDVSTKISWSWFKETLGEKPILLGTYWILRNRCSCVNDSNPRFQLHAGNKGTNLTITDLKLSDSATYYCVNQYLSVFDFTEGYNVIVEGSGLTIDQPASHSIQAGGSVTLNCTVHTGWTCDGDHTVYWFRNSGQSQLGLMYSHTGRNKQCERKTNTCFYSFSMKNVNTSQTGTYYCAVAACGHILFGNGTKLVCGGEYEGNHLVLVYFLSAAWIFTIIVVVLLSISVFMTKRKNSHHSLDSQSRFQASSTANAEGYQEENNLLYSALRNNQPNRSMQNRQNECVYSAVRL